The DNA region AGCAGCAGCTCGTGGAGAACCGGTCGTCGACGCTGAGAGAGCTCTATTACATCTCCGAAGGCTGGAAGAAGGCGAAGTTTGCGGCCCAGGACGAGAGCAACCTCCTTATAGAGGACCTGGAGATCATCACCGAGATGCAGCGGGAGGCGTTCCACCTCCGTCCGGAGGAGGACGGGGCCTCGATATTCGGGCCGCTCAGGCTTCGGGAGACCACCCGCCGGGGGGTGAAGGAGATCCACTGCCAGGAGGATGTCGGGGAGGCGGGATACCCCATCCCGAACAACGTCGACAACCTCGAGTTCACCGATCACGACGCGAAGTTTGTCATCGCCATAGAGACCGGGGGTATGTATGCCCGGTTGATGGAGAACGGGTTTGACCAGGACTACGGGGCGATCCTTGTCCACCTGAAGGGTCAGCCGGCGCGTTCGACGCGCAGGGTGCTGCGGCGTCTCAACGAGTCGCTTGGTCTGCCGGTGGTGGTCTTCACCGACGGCGATCCGTGGTCATACAGGATATATGCAAGCGTTGCCTACGGTTCGATCAAGAGCGCCCACATATCGGAACTCCTGGCGACGCCTCAGGCGCAGTTTGTGGGGGTTCAACCCTCAGACATC from Methanoculleus receptaculi includes:
- a CDS encoding DNA topoisomerase IV subunit A; protein product: MSREEMDARAKERLVGIAREWYEQMRDGVVPYIRLPTRTKRNLEYDDDSEVWKYGDRESTRSAATEKSAIHLLKMAYVIGFLKQQLVENRSSTLRELYYISEGWKKAKFAAQDESNLLIEDLEIITEMQREAFHLRPEEDGASIFGPLRLRETTRRGVKEIHCQEDVGEAGYPIPNNVDNLEFTDHDAKFVIAIETGGMYARLMENGFDQDYGAILVHLKGQPARSTRRVLRRLNESLGLPVVVFTDGDPWSYRIYASVAYGSIKSAHISELLATPQAQFVGVQPSDISDYNLPADRLTEQDINALKAELTDPRFATEYWRNQIRLQLDMRLKSEQQAFASRGLDFVTKEYLPTRLSEMGVI